In Gemmatimonadota bacterium, the sequence TGCCCGCTGTAAAGTGCCCATCCTTATATCCGAGGCGAAATGCGAGGCGGTGTTGCAGGCGGTATTCTGTCCCCAGTTGTATGCTGCTCGTTTTTTCCCGTGTCGATTTTTCGTCATTCAGGTGCGTGCTAAAACCGACTGTCATATCACCGCCGGGCACCCTGCGTAGAAGTGCAAGGCCAATGAGAAGAGACGGCGAAATGCGATCTGTAATGCCGTCGGGAAATGCAATGCGCGTCTTTGTTAGATCGCGTATTGTCGCGCCAATGCGAAACGTCGAAGTGGGCAGATAGAGCAGGCCGATATCCAGGCCAAAGCCACTTCCAATGCCCACGCTGAGATCGCGTCTGATCATTTTTATACCCGCCCCAAGACGCAATTTATCTGTGATATGTCGCCCATAAGCGATTCGAAAGACATAATCAGCAGTGCCGATTTTGTCGATTATTACGGGTCGGTTGTCTGGGCCAATTGGACGGTCTGGATCTTCCAGGCCCGTCAGGGCAATCCCATCAACGCCAGCGCGAACTATGCCCAGGCCAATGCCGCCTTTTCTTATGGGCAAGCGCAATGCCAAAATATCGTGATTTATACTACCGCCAAATTGTTCGGCATGTTGTACGTGAATTTCTCGTTTGGGTGGTATGTCGAAGTCTGTCCTGGAATACACCTCTGGGGCAAGTCCTGCGGGATTCCAATAGACTGCTGTTGCATCAAAACTGAGCGCAACATAAGCACTGCCCATGCCCAGAGCGCGGGCGCCGGCACCCAATAAGAGTGGATCACCTGCATAATGGGATGTCTGTGCATGGGTTGGACTTGTGAGCGCGCACATGCAATACAACGCCAGGGTAGCAAAGCGTTTCAATGATTGGCCTCTGCATGGGGAATGAAAATGGCGATATTGCCGGGACGCAATGCCGATCCCAGGGCTTTGATATCGACAG encodes:
- a CDS encoding PorV/PorQ family protein; translation: MKRFATLALYCMCALTSPTHAQTSHYAGDPLLLGAGARALGMGSAYVALSFDATAVYWNPAGLAPEVYSRTDFDIPPKREIHVQHAEQFGGSINHDILALRLPIRKGGIGLGIVRAGVDGIALTGLEDPDRPIGPDNRPVIIDKIGTADYVFRIAYGRHITDKLRLGAGIKMIRRDLSVGIGSGFGLDIGLLYLPTSTFRIGATIRDLTKTRIAFPDGITDRISPSLLIGLALLRRVPGGDMTVGFSTHLNDEKSTREKTSSIQLGTEYRLQHRLAFRLGYKDGHFTAGTGLQLRRFGVDLAFMEHDQLDNTYRISATLFF